The DNA sequence TAATTGAGAAAAGGAGATGCAAATGTAACTCCGGCCACACTAACCCTGGAGTCCTGGACTATTATTATCCCTGGTGAATTGAGGAGATAATTGAGGCCAAGGTGAAGGTGAAGGCTGTCCAATCCGAATCTGAAGGCCGCCGCCTACGTTACTCGCTATGATCAGATTCTCAGAATGTAAAAACCGATAACCTATAACAACAAACAGAAAAACCGCGAGCTATTATATGTATAGATATATAAGATTTCGTTTTGTCATTtatttcatgaatttaattaagCAATCAATTTAGGGTGGCTTACAACGAGGATAGCAATGCGGCAAAGAGCACTTCGACTTAAAACGGTATTGTTTGCCGCATTAAGTCGAGCGAGGTATAATTCTGCTCTTGCTGCCGCTGCATGCAACCTTCAGCCTCCTCCATCACCCTCCTAATCTCCTCAATCTCCCTCCTCGTAGGCTGCGGCGGCGTTGCAGGTGGTGGCACCGTTACTCTATAACCACCCTCATACTGCTACGTTTCAGACAAAATTAAACACAATTAAATATTGGTACGTATTATCCAAAACAAGTACTAATGTACGTATTTTCTGTGCGCAGGTTATGTATGTACCTGGTTACAGATCTCACAAGTAGCCTTGAAACGAGAATTGACCCATCGCTGGATACAATCTCTGTGCGCAAACTGCGCGCATATCAAAATAAAGAAACGTAAATCATATTGATTCACACGGA is a window from the Rosa chinensis cultivar Old Blush chromosome 2, RchiOBHm-V2, whole genome shotgun sequence genome containing:
- the LOC112185214 gene encoding uncharacterized protein LOC112185214, which produces MESSSSESLEVSVSTVAESVREEAGNMPEDERSSSVSLTTVLSPECRICQTEDSIDHTEAPCRCNGTLKFAHRDCIQRWVNSRFKATCEICNQYEGGYRVTVPPPATPPQPTRREIEEIRRVMEEAEGYRFLHSENLIIASNVGGGLQIRIGQPSPSPWPQLSPQFTRDNNSPGLQVIGVFGVENSI